From Cydia splendana chromosome 4, ilCydSple1.2, whole genome shotgun sequence, one genomic window encodes:
- the LOC134789524 gene encoding mRNA turnover protein 4 homolog: protein MPKSKRDKKVSLTKTNKKGLQLKQKTIEEIRNSLTKYEHIFLFTVDNMRNAKLKDLRHEWKDSRFFFGKNKVMAIALGRTKSDEVEDQLNLLSKKIKGQCGLLMTNRDVVDVLQWFNDFSESEYARSGFVATEDVILPQGPLEDFSHTIEPHLRKLGLPTALERGVVTLIKEYQVCKKGAVLTPEQASILKQLGKQIAEFKVTIKCHWSKGKGFHKDIDGLSDNEEDDKEENGNEDEEMEEDET from the exons ATGCCGAAATCCAAAAGAGATAAAAAAG TATCCCTTACAAAAACAAACAAGAAAGGACTTCAGCTAAAACAGAAAACAATAGAAGAAATAAGAAATAGCTTGACTAAATATGAGCACATATTTCTGTTTACTGTGGATAACATGAGAAATGCCAAACTCAAAGATTTACGTCACGAATGGAAGGACTCTAGATTCTTTTTCGGTAAAAACAAAGTCATGGCAATAGCTCTTGGTAGGACTAAAAGTGATGAAGTTGAAGATCAGCTAAATTTG ctatcaaaaaaaataaaaggccAATGTGGCCTCCTAATGACAAACAGAGATGTGGTAGATGTTCTGCAGTGGTTCAATGACTTCAGTGAGTCCGAGTATGCACGTTCAGGCTTTGTAGCCACCGAAGATGTCATTCTGCCCCAGGGGCCCCTGGAAGATTTCTCTCACACCATTGAGCCCCATTTGAGGAAACTAGGACTGCCTACCGCCCTCGAGAGAGGCGTTGTTACTCTTATTAAGGAATATCAG GTTTGCAAAAAAGGCGCCGTCCTAACGCCAGAGCAGGCCAGTATATTGAAGCAACTTGGTAAGCAAATAGCGGAATTTAAAGTCACCATTAAGTGCCATTGGTCCAAAGGCAAGGGATTCCACAAAGATATTGACGGTCTTAGTGACAACGAAGAAGATGACAAGGAGGAAAATGGGAATGAAGATGAGGAGATGGAAGAGGATGAAACATAA